GAATGAGAAGCAATCTAACATTTCATTTGTTGTACGGAAATATACAGGCGGTAATGAATGACGATTTAATGGATTTGCCCCGCCCTGCGAACTTACTAAGATTTTGCGATACATTGCATCTTCTGGATCTAGATAATGCACATTCCCTGTAGCAACAACAGGTTTATCTAACGTTTCACCTAGTTTTACTAAGTTAGAAATAATTGTTTTTAACTGTCCTTCATCTCGAACGAGTTCACGTTCTACTAAATGACGCAACACTTCCGGAGGCATAACCTCAATGTAATCATAGAACTGCGCAATCTCTTCTACCTCTTCAGGAGCCTTTTGCATCATCGCTTCAAATACTTCACCCTTATCACAAGCAGTACCAACTAATATACCTTCGCGATATTTTTTTAATAAAGAACGTGGTACCCGTGGTACGCGGTAAAAGTAATTCAAATGAGAATATGAAACAAGCTTATATAAATTTTTTAAACCAACATCTGATGTTGCAAGTAGTGTCATATGACTTGGACGTCCACGTTTATACGCATCCCCTTGCCCCATGCTGTCATTTAATTGATCGTGATATTCAAAACCTTTTTCAATGACATCTTTTAACATTTTCACAAGTAAATAACCTGTTGCCTCTGTATCATAAATTGCACGGTGATGTTGCGTTAATTCAATATCAAGCTTTTTACACATCGTATTTAAACGATGATTCTTCATCTCTGGGAATAAAAATCTAGCTAACTCCAATGTATCAATAACTGGATTTTTCGGCTTGTCTAAGCCACATTTCTTAAACCCAACATTTAAGAATCCCATATCAAAACTTGCGTTATGGGCAACAAGTGTATGGTCACCCATCCATGATTCGAACTTTTTAAATACTTCTCCTACTTCTGGTGCATCCGTCAACATATCATCTGTGATACCTGTTAATTCAATAATTGTTGCTGATAATGGTTGATGCGGATTTGCAAAAGATTCAAAGCGATCGATAATTTCGCCGCCTTTCACTTTTACAGCGGCTAATTCAATAACCGTATCATATACAGCTGATAGCCCTGTCGTTTCAACGTCGAAAACAACGTATGTTTCATCTGCAAGTAGTCGATGAGTCTCATTATAAGCAATAGGAACACCGTCATTTACTAAATTGGCTTCTACACCATAAATGACTTTTACACCGGCTTTTTTACCAGCGGAATACGCTTCTGGGAAAGACTGTGCAACAGCATGGTCTGTAACAGCGATAGCCTCATGTCCCCATTTTCCAGCTTGAGAAACAAGCTTAGATACCGATGTAACAGCATCCATTTGACTCATTGGGGTATGCAAATGAAGCTCTACCCGTTTTTCTCCTTCAGGTGCTTTATCTTTACGAGAAGGCCCTGTTATTTCGTTAATATCGTTCGCAATCATTACTAAGTCACGAACAAACGTATCGTTTTGGACCGAACCTCGCGCTTTTACCCACATTCCTTTTTTTAAGGATTGCAGCATCGGAATATCTTCTTTATCACGTGAGAACATTTTAATCATAATAGAATCCGTATAATCCGTTATTTTTAACGTTAATAACGTACGTCCACTACGCAGCTCTTTTGTTTCCACATTGAAGACATAACCTTGAACAGTTTTTCTTCTTTCTTCATCTTGAATTTCGCGTAGCGGTGTAATCTCTTCATCAGGCTTAATAAGGTAACCGAGTACAATCGGCCCTTCATGTACAACATCACTTTCTTCAGCTTGCTTCTTGGCCATTTCTTCCATAGCTTGTATAACACGCTGACGATCTTCTTGCTGTGTTTGTTCACGAAATTTTTGAACTTCCTCTTCGTTTTGCTTTATATTTGTTTCAAGCTGAAAACGTGGAAATCCGAAAACTTCATATTGATCCCCTACCGACTTCGCAAGATTTTTCTTTAGCGCAGTAGATTCTAACTCATTATTCACATCAAGTAACAACTTCACTCCGTTTACATGCGGAAGTTGCTTTTTTAAATACGCAAACATAGGTGAAAAAGTAATTCGATCTGTACAAAGTGGCCAATATGCTTTGACCTCTTCTTCTGTAAATTGTTTATTCTCTGTTTCTAATGCAAATGACGTTTTTGCAATATGTGAAAATGACTGATTGAGCTGTGTTTCTAACAGTTCATATAATTCTGTTGGCAAAATACGTGGCACTTGTAAATCAAAATGCCAACTCTTATTTGCTTTATCAACAACTAGCCTTTGAATACCGCCACCTTGTAAATATTGATTGATAAGGTCTTCAGGCATTTGCAGCTGTTGGAGCAAAATTTGAAATCGCTCTTGTTGTTCGTTTGTTAATGACATAAGCAACCTCCTTCCATCTGCTATTATAAATTGAAACGTTCCGCAAAGAAAGATTTCTTCCTTTTAACTAATTATTTTTCATTTTACATAGAAATAGAAGGTACCTCACCTGGAGGTACCTCTTCTTATTTCAAAATATTAGCAATGTATGCATGAAGTTCTTCTACCTTTACTTCTGCAGATTCATTTGTAGCACGCACTTTTACTTCAACAATGCCTTCATCAGCTTTTTTACCAACTGTTACTCGAACTGGAAGACCAAATAAGTCTGCATCAGCAAATTTAACACCTGCACGCTCTGCACGATCATCTAACAATACTTCATAACCTTGTTCTTGTAATGAATTGTAGATCGTTTCACCTACTTCACGCTGTGCATCAGACTTCATGTTTACTGGAATTACATGTACATGGAATGGTGCAACAGCTTTTGGCCAAACCAAACCATTTTCATCGTTAAATTGCTCAGCGACTGCCGCAACTGTGCGAGATACCCCGATACCATAGCATCCCATGATAAGTGGCTTCGTTTTTCCATTCTCATCTAAGAACGTTGCATTCATTGCTTCGCTATAACGTGTACCTAATTTAAACACATGTCCAACTTCGATACCACGAGCAAAACGGATTGTCCCATTTCCATCTGGAGATTGATCTCCTTCTTGAATGAAACGTAAATCTGTATATTGACTCACTTTGAAATCACGCTCTGGATTTACATTTATATAATGGAATCCTTCTTCGTTTGCACCACAGCAACCATTTACAATTGCTGCTACAGCATGGTCAGCAATGACTTCAATGTCTCCTGTTACACCAATTGGTCCTAAAGAACCAACTTCGCAATTTAACAGTTCTCTTACCTCTTCATGTGAAGCAAGTTCAACAACTGAAGCACCATAGACATTCTTCACTTTTACATCATTTACTTCATGATCCCCGCGAACAAGTACAACAACAAACTTTTCATCGACTTTAAAGACCATAGATTTGATGCAATTTGACGCTTCCATATTTAAGAATGCAGAAACCTCTTCAATTGCTTTTTGATCTGGCGTTGCTACTTTTTCAAGTGCTTTTTCTGCTTCATCGCTTTTTGCATAGGAAGCAACAACAGGTGCCATTTCAATATTTGCTGCATAATCAGATGTATCAGAATACGCAATTGTATCTTCTCCTACATCAGATAATGCCATAAATTCATGTGTATCTTTACCACCCATTGCTCCAGAATCAGCAATAACCGCACGGAAATTCAATCCACAGCGAGCGAAGATATTAGAATATGCTTGGTATAGGCCACTATAAACTTCATCCAAACTTTCTTGTGTCGCATGGAAAGAATAAGCATCTTTCATTAAAAATTCTCTTCCGCGTAATAAACCAAAACGGGGTCTTTGCTCGTCACGGAATTTTGTTTGGATTTGATATAATGTTAACGGTAGCTTTTTATAAGATTTAATTTCATCACGTACAAGGTCTGTAATAACTTCTTCATGCGTTGCTCCTAGTGCAAACTCACGATCATTACGATCTTTCATACGCATTAACTCAGAACCGTAAGAATACCAACGACCTGATTCTTGCCACAATTCAGCTGCTTGTAATGCTGGCATTAATAATTCTACAGCTCCTGCTCGTTCCATCTCTTCTCGAACAATACGTTCCACTTTATGCAATACTTTTAGCCCCAGTGGTAAAAAGCTGTAAATACCAGAAGCATTTTGACGCATGAATCCTGCACGAAGTAGCAATTGATGACTTTTAATCTCAGCATCGGCTGGTACTTCACGTAATGTAGGACTAAATACCATACTTTGTTTCATCTATTCGCACCTCTTTAATTTACTCTAATACGCAGTAAAACCCCCCACCTCAAATTAGGTGAGGGATTACGACTCTAAGAGTTTTATTCATTTCATTCACTATTCACAAAAAACATCGTGAATTTTATACTTACTACAAGTTTCACTTTATTTTACAAGAAAAATCTCCGAATGTCATTCCACGTTACAACTAACATAAGTAACATCAATAACGCAAAGCCAATAAAATGAACCATTCCTTCTTTTTGGCGATCAATTGGTTTCCCACGCAAAGCTTCAATTAAGAAGAAGAACAAGCGTCCTCCATCAAGAGCAGGAACCGGTAATAGGTTGAATAGACCAAGGTTTATGCTTAAAACAGCCGCCAAACTAAGAACACGAATAAAGCCATAATCTACTACTTGGTCTGTTAAATTATAAATTCCTACGGGACCTGATAAATCATTAATAGAAAACTGACCCGTCACTAGTTTTACAAGGGAATCAAAAATTAATTTTGTCCATGTATACGTCTGCTCAAAACCTGATTTAATAGAACCAAAAATAGATTTCTCTACAGGAGAGTATACACCAATTCTACCAACCTCTTCTTTCCCCTCTTTATCAGCTGATGGCGTTACTTTTACATTCAATTGTTCGCTGTCACGTTTTACATGAAGCGTAATTTCTTTATTTGGGTGTTCACGTACAATCGTGACAACATCTTTCCATGTATTCGTGTCTTTCCCATCGATTGCTTGAATCGTATCATCTTGTTTCAATCCTGCTTGTTCTGCAACACTATCCTTCATTACTTTCCCAACCATTGGCTTATCAACAGGAATACCTTGTACCAATCCAATGATAACAAAAATAACAAATGCAAGAATGAAGTTCATAGCAGGACCTGCAAAGATTGTTAATGCTCGCTGTCCTAGCGTTTTAGAACCAAATTGTCTGTTAAACGGGGCGATTTGTATTTCTTCTCCTGCTGAAACAATACGAGCTTTTTCACTCACACGGAATGTTTGCAATTCCTCCTCGTATTCTTCGTAACCAGCAATTGTGAGATTGTGTTCCAAATCAGCTTGCTCTACTTCAATCACGCGAACATTCGGATACTTTTCGCGCCCGTCTAAAACTAATTTCATAACTTCTTCGTTTTCATTTAACACGAGTCCAACTTTTTTTCCTGGTTTTAATTCAACCGTTTCTGCATCCTCACCAGCCATTCTAACATAGCCTCCAAGAGGTAGCAGCCGAACTGTATAAACTGTTTCATTCTTTTCAAATGAAAATATTTTTGGACCAAAACCAATTGCAAACTCGCGACATAAAATACCCGCTCTTTTTGCGAAATATAGATGCCCTAGCTCATGGAAAAATACGAGTGCACCGAAAATTAATATAAAGGCAATCGCTGTATTCAATTCCATAACCACCTTTGCTAAATTTGTTCCATCACAAACCGTCTTGTGGCCGCATCAATTTCCTGAATTTCTTCTAAGCTCGGACGTGCAATGACATTGTGATGGTGCATTGCTTTTTCAATGAGGTCTTCTACTGTTAAGAAACTAATTTTCTTTTGTAGAAAGGCTGCTACAGCTACTTCATTTGCTGCATTCATAACAGCTGGCATGCTCCCACCCATCTTTCCAGCTTCATATGCAAAACGTAGGCAACGGAAACGATCTGGATTCATTTGTTCAAAATGCAGTGTTCCAATTTCCCATAAATTTAACTGTTTTGTATCTGAGAGAGGTAATCGATCTGGATATGTAAGTGCATATTGAATTGGTACACGCATATCTGGTGAGCCGAGCTGTGCCATTACACTACGATCTTCAAATTCAACCATAGAATGAATAATGCTTTCTTTATGTAAAACAACATCAATTTGCTCATAAGGTATGCCGAAAAGCCAATGCGCTTCAATTACTTCCAGCCCCTTATTCATCATTGTAGCAGAATCAATTGTAATTTTCGAACCCATTGACCAGTTTGGATGACGAAGCGCATCTTCCACAGTCACATGATGTAATTCATCTCTCGTTTTATCGCGGAAACTCCCACCTGAAGCAGTGATAATTAAGCGAGAAATTCGCTTTTCATTTTCTCCATTCAAACATTGAAAAATAGCCGAATGCTCACTATCTACTGGAAGTAACGGCACATTATGTTTGCGTGCAGCTTCCATTACAATATGTCCCGCAGTTACTAATGTTTCTTTGTTTGCAATTCCAATTGTTTTTTTCGCCTCAATTGCACGGAGTGTTGGTAACAACCCTACACTACCTACAACAGCATTTATTACAACTTCTGCACTTGGGTGAAGAGCTACCTCTAATAGTCCTTCGTCACCATATACTACTTTTGTATTTCCAGAAACTGATTGTAACCTTACAACATCTTCCTCTCTTTGTACAGAAACAAGCTGAGGAGAAAATTCTTGAATAACTTTTACTGCGTAGTCAATATTTTTCCCTACAGAAAAAGCAACGAGACGGAATTGGTCTGGGTGCGAGCGTACTACATCTAAAGTTTGCGTCCCTATTGATCCGCTTGCCCCTAATAAACTAATGTTTTTCATGACTCCAACCCCTCGTTTTATTATGAAATGAAATGTAAGAAGTGTAAAATCGGTAATACGAACAACCAACTATCTGTTCGATCTAAGATTCCACCATGTCCAGGTAAAATTGTACCTGAATCTTTCACACCATAATGGCGTTTAAAAGCAGATTGTACTAAATCACCAAGTTGTCCAAAAATGGAGATTGCAATTGTAACAATTATTAACATCCCAACGTTCCCTTGAACTTGGAAAAACATATTGTATACAAAAGCAACGACAATCCCACAAACAATACCACCTAGTGAACCTTCTATCGTTTTATTCGGACTAATTTCTGGCCACAATTTTCTTTTTCCGATTGCTTTCCCTATGAAATATGCACCTGAATCAGTTGCCCAAATGACAAATAACGCATAAAATACAAAATGGATTCCCGCTATTCTCGTTTCATTTAAATATAAGAATCCCATTGCAACATACGTTGTTGCCATAAGTAAAAAAGAAGCATTGTCAAAAGTAAATGTATTCTTTGAAAGGACTGTATATGATAAAAGTAATAAAACAATCACAAATGTGATTTCTAGTTTATTTAATCCAATCCAATTGAACACTCCTGATGCATTACTTGGAACTAAAATACTCCACAATAATAATGCGGCTAAAACTGTTGGCACCGAAATAAGTGTAAGCTTGTTCATACGAATTAATTCATATAATCCTATAGAAGCAAGTGCATACACTAAAACTGTAAAAGGCACGCCACCGTAAATTACGATGGGAATGAACAGCGCGGCAGCAATCACTCCAGTAATAATTCTCTGTTTCACTACCAAACCCTCTCTTTCTACACGCCTCCGAATCTGCGCCCTCTATGTTGAAAGTCTGTAATCGCATTTAGCAAATGTTCCTCGGTAAAATCTGGCCAATACACATCTGTAAACCAAAGCTCCGAATACGCAATTTGCCATAGCATGAAATTACTAATACGTAGCTCCCCACTTGTACGAATAAGCAAGTCTGGGTCAGGTAAAGAGCTTGTCATTAAGTATGAAGAAAGCATTTCTTCATTTACATCTTCTGAACGAACTTTCCCTTCTTCGCTATCTTTCATCATATGTTGCACAGCAGAAACGATTTCATCGCGACTTCCATAGTTTAACGCAAAATTGAGAATTAATCCCGTGTTCTCTTTTGTATCTTCCATGGCTTTTTCCATCGCTCTGCGCGTATGCGTAGGAAGACGATCTTTTTGTCCAATTACTCGAACTTGTACATTTTCTTCAATTAATTCTGGTAAAAATGCACCTAAAAATTCTTCTGGAAGCTTCATTAAATAATCGACTTCCTTTTTCGGTCTTTTCCAATTCTCAGTAGAAAAAGCATAAAGAGTCAGCACTTTCACATCAAGTTTACTAGCAAATTTCGTAATTTTTTTTACTACTTGCATTCCTTCATGATGTCCGGCAATGCGGGGCATTGCTCTTCTCTTTGCCCATCTTCCATTACCATCCATAATGATCGCAATGTGCTCTGGGATATGTCCCTTTTTCACTTTTTCAATGAGATGATCAAACGATGTGACCTTTTTACCTTTAAAAAAAGGAAACTTTTTAAACATCATTCATACCCTCCAACAAGCAGACGTATGCCTAAAAGTGTAAAAAGACCCCCTTAAGAAGAGGGTCATATTTGCGAAGGTATCGCTATTACACTTCCATGATTTCTTTTTCTTTGTTTTTTGTGATTTCGTCAACTTTTGCAATATATTTATCTGTTTCTTTTTGGATATCTTCTGTATATCCTCTTAAGTCGTCTTCTGTAATATCTCCAGCTTTTTCAAGCTTTTTAAGATCATCATTAGCATCACGACGTACGTTACGAACTGCTACTTTTGCTTCTTCAGCATATTTCTTAACAGTTTTTACTAGGTCTCTACGACGTTCTTCTGTTAATGCAGGGAATGCAATACGAATTACTGATCCGTCGTTAGAAGGATTTAGACCTAAATCAGCTTTTAAAATTGCTTTTTCAATATCACCGATAGAAGTTTTATCATACGGCTGAATAACAAGCAAACGTGCTTCAGGAACTGTAATGTTCGCTAATTGCACAACAGGTGTTGGTGCACCATAATAATCAACTTGTACTTTATCTAATGCAGACGCGCTTGCACGACCAGCACGAACTGAAGCTAATTCGCGAGAATAAGCAGCAACTGCTTTTTCCATTTTTTCATTTGTAGCTTTTAATACTTGTTGTCCCATTTTTATTTCCCCCTTACAATTGTTCCAATATTTTCGCCTAAAACGGCACGCTTAATATTACCTTTTTCCATAACCGAGAATACAATTAATGGAATATCATTATCCATACATAAAGAAGAAGCAGTAGAATCCATTACACCTAAACCTTCTTTTAATACATCTAAGTAGGTAAGTGTTTCATATTTCGTAGCTGTTGGGTCAATAGATGGATCTGCATTATATACGCCATCTACATTGTTTTTCGCCATTAAAATAACATCAGCTTCGATTTCTGCTGCACGTAATGCTGCAGTTGT
This sequence is a window from Bacillus pseudomycoides DSM 12442. Protein-coding genes within it:
- a CDS encoding PolC-type DNA polymerase III; translation: MSLTNEQQERFQILLQQLQMPEDLINQYLQGGGIQRLVVDKANKSWHFDLQVPRILPTELYELLETQLNQSFSHIAKTSFALETENKQFTEEEVKAYWPLCTDRITFSPMFAYLKKQLPHVNGVKLLLDVNNELESTALKKNLAKSVGDQYEVFGFPRFQLETNIKQNEEEVQKFREQTQQEDRQRVIQAMEEMAKKQAEESDVVHEGPIVLGYLIKPDEEITPLREIQDEERRKTVQGYVFNVETKELRSGRTLLTLKITDYTDSIMIKMFSRDKEDIPMLQSLKKGMWVKARGSVQNDTFVRDLVMIANDINEITGPSRKDKAPEGEKRVELHLHTPMSQMDAVTSVSKLVSQAGKWGHEAIAVTDHAVAQSFPEAYSAGKKAGVKVIYGVEANLVNDGVPIAYNETHRLLADETYVVFDVETTGLSAVYDTVIELAAVKVKGGEIIDRFESFANPHQPLSATIIELTGITDDMLTDAPEVGEVFKKFESWMGDHTLVAHNASFDMGFLNVGFKKCGLDKPKNPVIDTLELARFLFPEMKNHRLNTMCKKLDIELTQHHRAIYDTEATGYLLVKMLKDVIEKGFEYHDQLNDSMGQGDAYKRGRPSHMTLLATSDVGLKNLYKLVSYSHLNYFYRVPRVPRSLLKKYREGILVGTACDKGEVFEAMMQKAPEEVEEIAQFYDYIEVMPPEVLRHLVERELVRDEGQLKTIISNLVKLGETLDKPVVATGNVHYLDPEDAMYRKILVSSQGGANPLNRHSLPPVYFRTTNEMLDCFSFLGEEKAKEIVVTNTQKVASLIGDVHPVKDDLYTPKIEGADDETRDMSYTMARSIYGEELPEIVEARLEKELKSIIGHGFAVIYLISHKLVKKSLVDGYLVGSRGSVGSSFVATMMEITEVNPLPPHYVCPNCKQSEFFNDGSVGSGFDLPDKECPTCNIPYVKDGHDIPFETFLGFKGDKVPDIDLNFSGEYQPRAHNYTKVLFGEDYVYRAGTIGTVAEKTAYGYVKGYASDHNLTIRNAEIDRLVAGCTGVKRTTGQHPGGIIVVPDYMDIFDFSPIQFPADSVGAEWRTTHFDFHSIHDNLLKLDILGHDDPTVIRMLQDLSGVDPKTIPTDDPEVMKIFSGPESLGVTEEQINCKTGTLGIPEFGTKFVRQMLEETKPTTFSELVQISGLSHGTDVWLGNANELIYNGTCTLSEVIGCRDDIMVYLIYQGLDPSLAFKIMESVRKGKGVPEEWEEEMRNNNVPSWYIDSCKKIKYMFPKAHAAAYVLMAVRIAYFKVHFALLFYAAYFTVRADDFDVDAMVKGSASIRARIDEIAQKGLDAAPKEKSLLTVLEMTLEMCERGYSFQKVDLYRSHATDFIIDGDTLIPPFNAIPGLGTNAALSIVEARGNGEFLSKEDLQQRSKLSRTIIEYLDSQGCLGDLPDKNQLSLF
- a CDS encoding proline--tRNA ligase; the protein is MKQSMVFSPTLREVPADAEIKSHQLLLRAGFMRQNASGIYSFLPLGLKVLHKVERIVREEMERAGAVELLMPALQAAELWQESGRWYSYGSELMRMKDRNDREFALGATHEEVITDLVRDEIKSYKKLPLTLYQIQTKFRDEQRPRFGLLRGREFLMKDAYSFHATQESLDEVYSGLYQAYSNIFARCGLNFRAVIADSGAMGGKDTHEFMALSDVGEDTIAYSDTSDYAANIEMAPVVASYAKSDEAEKALEKVATPDQKAIEEVSAFLNMEASNCIKSMVFKVDEKFVVVLVRGDHEVNDVKVKNVYGASVVELASHEEVRELLNCEVGSLGPIGVTGDIEVIADHAVAAIVNGCCGANEEGFHYINVNPERDFKVSQYTDLRFIQEGDQSPDGNGTIRFARGIEVGHVFKLGTRYSEAMNATFLDENGKTKPLIMGCYGIGVSRTVAAVAEQFNDENGLVWPKAVAPFHVHVIPVNMKSDAQREVGETIYNSLQEQGYEVLLDDRAERAGVKFADADLFGLPVRVTVGKKADEGIVEVKVRATNESAEVKVEELHAYIANILK
- the rseP gene encoding RIP metalloprotease RseP, giving the protein MNTAIAFILIFGALVFFHELGHLYFAKRAGILCREFAIGFGPKIFSFEKNETVYTVRLLPLGGYVRMAGEDAETVELKPGKKVGLVLNENEEVMKLVLDGREKYPNVRVIEVEQADLEHNLTIAGYEEYEEELQTFRVSEKARIVSAGEEIQIAPFNRQFGSKTLGQRALTIFAGPAMNFILAFVIFVIIGLVQGIPVDKPMVGKVMKDSVAEQAGLKQDDTIQAIDGKDTNTWKDVVTIVREHPNKEITLHVKRDSEQLNVKVTPSADKEGKEEVGRIGVYSPVEKSIFGSIKSGFEQTYTWTKLIFDSLVKLVTGQFSINDLSGPVGIYNLTDQVVDYGFIRVLSLAAVLSINLGLFNLLPVPALDGGRLFFFLIEALRGKPIDRQKEGMVHFIGFALLMLLMLVVTWNDIRRFFL
- the dxr gene encoding 1-deoxy-D-xylulose-5-phosphate reductoisomerase produces the protein MKNISLLGASGSIGTQTLDVVRSHPDQFRLVAFSVGKNIDYAVKVIQEFSPQLVSVQREEDVVRLQSVSGNTKVVYGDEGLLEVALHPSAEVVINAVVGSVGLLPTLRAIEAKKTIGIANKETLVTAGHIVMEAARKHNVPLLPVDSEHSAIFQCLNGENEKRISRLIITASGGSFRDKTRDELHHVTVEDALRHPNWSMGSKITIDSATMMNKGLEVIEAHWLFGIPYEQIDVVLHKESIIHSMVEFEDRSVMAQLGSPDMRVPIQYALTYPDRLPLSDTKQLNLWEIGTLHFEQMNPDRFRCLRFAYEAGKMGGSMPAVMNAANEVAVAAFLQKKISFLTVEDLIEKAMHHHNVIARPSLEEIQEIDAATRRFVMEQI
- a CDS encoding phosphatidate cytidylyltransferase; protein product: MKQRIITGVIAAALFIPIVIYGGVPFTVLVYALASIGLYELIRMNKLTLISVPTVLAALLLWSILVPSNASGVFNWIGLNKLEITFVIVLLLLSYTVLSKNTFTFDNASFLLMATTYVAMGFLYLNETRIAGIHFVFYALFVIWATDSGAYFIGKAIGKRKLWPEISPNKTIEGSLGGIVCGIVVAFVYNMFFQVQGNVGMLIIVTIAISIFGQLGDLVQSAFKRHYGVKDSGTILPGHGGILDRTDSWLFVLPILHFLHFIS
- the uppS gene encoding isoprenyl transferase — encoded protein: MMFKKFPFFKGKKVTSFDHLIEKVKKGHIPEHIAIIMDGNGRWAKRRAMPRIAGHHEGMQVVKKITKFASKLDVKVLTLYAFSTENWKRPKKEVDYLMKLPEEFLGAFLPELIEENVQVRVIGQKDRLPTHTRRAMEKAMEDTKENTGLILNFALNYGSRDEIVSAVQHMMKDSEEGKVRSEDVNEEMLSSYLMTSSLPDPDLLIRTSGELRISNFMLWQIAYSELWFTDVYWPDFTEEHLLNAITDFQHRGRRFGGV
- the frr gene encoding ribosome recycling factor, with amino-acid sequence MGQQVLKATNEKMEKAVAAYSRELASVRAGRASASALDKVQVDYYGAPTPVVQLANITVPEARLLVIQPYDKTSIGDIEKAILKADLGLNPSNDGSVIRIAFPALTEERRRDLVKTVKKYAEEAKVAVRNVRRDANDDLKKLEKAGDITEDDLRGYTEDIQKETDKYIAKVDEITKNKEKEIMEV